In Desulfosediminicola ganghwensis, a single window of DNA contains:
- a CDS encoding S8 family serine peptidase: MRPSFQLMYGVLVLLCMTSTASASIQAGHQNLRFVQDEIIVKYTSGTSRNEINSINQLHQTSVLSENRKGRFMKLKVHGQGRSIDKLVQQYRRDRRVEYAEPNYIVHAAMFPNDPYFHESWGLFNNGQTGGTTEADIFAPESWDVRSDASAVIVAVIDSGVDYTHPDLAPNMWTNDGEIAGNGIDDDNNGFVDDIRGWDFANGDNDPYDDHSHGTHVAGIIAAAGNNGTGSAGVCWSASIMPLKFLDATGNGTVTDAIEAIQYAVQKGAQLSNNSWGSEGFSQALKEAIGAADHLVIAAAGNSSSFTDITPFYPAAYDLPNIISTAATDHNDNLAAFSNYGPSTVHLGAPGVDILSTTPNESYEHMSGTSMAAPHVTGVAALLMAEFPASTIITVKDRILNAVSPAIGLRGRVATGGRLNGYDALLGKVSLEQPELTTIFYDDFEQENDPWTVQGETALWHLSGTRYSSISTSWHYGIDNTLNYDTGAANEGYLISPPIDLTTVTFSTLLFNHYLETEDDPNFDKAFVAISTDDGASFTEIFTSRSTDNIMAQETLDIAAYDGEIIRLRFSFDTVDKMYNDFEGWYIDDVSVIGQPAAPLPSLPPTADAGTGDTLSDADGDSFELYTLDGSASMDPEGFPLSYLWTEDQRVLGTAEVFTGSFSIGEHSITLTVTDNEGMSATDEVTVTVVANQPPVVDGGNDRSIDDEDGDGAETVLLNGSASSDPDGQIISYLWQDGETILGTAATLAVPLSIGEHVITLTVEDNGGATGADTFIVTVNDASIAPDARMHIADMDLLLMKRGSSYLGKSLVTVTDGNGMPLKGVSVSGRWELNASLLMVVTKGTDKNGVAVLESRKISVNSGDTLAFAVENLTLDGMTYIPADNAESSDSTHIP, translated from the coding sequence ATGCGGCCTTCATTTCAACTCATGTATGGTGTGCTCGTTTTACTTTGTATGACATCAACAGCTTCAGCCTCGATTCAGGCCGGTCACCAGAACTTAAGATTTGTACAGGATGAAATTATAGTAAAATATACATCCGGAACCAGTCGGAATGAGATCAACAGCATCAACCAGCTTCATCAGACCTCCGTACTATCTGAAAATCGGAAAGGTCGCTTCATGAAACTGAAGGTTCACGGCCAAGGGCGATCTATAGATAAACTCGTACAACAATACCGCCGTGACCGCAGGGTAGAATATGCCGAACCGAATTACATAGTTCACGCGGCGATGTTTCCAAATGACCCCTATTTCCATGAATCTTGGGGTCTATTTAACAACGGGCAGACTGGGGGAACGACAGAAGCCGACATTTTCGCCCCCGAATCCTGGGATGTTCGATCCGATGCCTCCGCCGTGATTGTGGCGGTGATCGATTCCGGTGTGGACTATACTCACCCTGATCTTGCTCCTAACATGTGGACAAACGATGGCGAAATAGCAGGCAACGGTATTGACGATGACAATAACGGGTTTGTCGACGATATCCGGGGCTGGGATTTTGCCAATGGTGATAATGATCCTTACGACGATCATTCCCATGGAACTCATGTCGCTGGGATCATTGCAGCCGCAGGCAACAATGGTACAGGCAGTGCGGGGGTATGCTGGTCGGCCAGCATTATGCCTCTGAAATTTCTGGATGCCACCGGCAACGGAACCGTGACCGATGCAATCGAAGCCATCCAGTACGCAGTACAGAAGGGGGCCCAGTTGTCAAATAACAGCTGGGGAAGCGAAGGCTTTTCACAAGCGCTCAAGGAGGCTATCGGAGCTGCAGATCATCTTGTCATTGCTGCAGCAGGCAACAGTAGCTCCTTCACTGATATAACCCCTTTTTATCCCGCCGCATACGATTTACCGAACATCATTTCAACTGCCGCAACGGACCACAATGACAACCTTGCAGCTTTTTCGAACTATGGCCCTTCCACAGTACATCTGGGCGCACCGGGAGTGGATATCCTGTCAACCACCCCAAATGAGTCATATGAACACATGAGCGGAACCTCAATGGCGGCACCACACGTCACCGGTGTCGCAGCGCTGCTTATGGCCGAATTCCCAGCATCGACAATCATCACAGTGAAAGACCGTATACTCAACGCCGTATCACCTGCAATCGGCCTCAGGGGCAGGGTTGCAACAGGCGGAAGACTCAACGGATATGATGCTCTGCTCGGCAAGGTATCATTGGAGCAGCCGGAGTTGACAACAATCTTTTACGATGATTTTGAGCAGGAAAATGATCCATGGACTGTCCAGGGCGAGACAGCCCTCTGGCACCTCTCCGGCACCCGGTACTCAAGCATTTCCACATCATGGCACTATGGAATTGACAATACTCTCAACTACGATACCGGAGCTGCCAACGAGGGCTATCTCATCTCGCCCCCGATTGACCTGACCACGGTCACCTTTTCAACACTCCTGTTCAACCACTACCTTGAAACGGAAGATGATCCGAATTTCGACAAGGCCTTTGTAGCCATCAGTACAGACGACGGAGCTTCATTTACTGAGATATTTACCAGCAGGAGCACCGATAACATCATGGCTCAGGAAACACTGGACATCGCAGCATACGATGGCGAAATAATCCGTCTCCGGTTTTCGTTCGACACCGTTGACAAGATGTATAACGATTTCGAAGGTTGGTACATAGACGATGTCTCCGTCATCGGCCAGCCAGCCGCACCTTTGCCGAGCCTGCCTCCGACGGCCGATGCCGGGACCGGTGACACGCTCTCGGACGCTGATGGAGATAGTTTTGAGTTGTATACACTCGACGGGTCGGCCTCGATGGACCCCGAAGGCTTTCCTCTTTCTTACCTATGGACCGAAGATCAACGTGTCCTTGGAACAGCAGAAGTCTTCACCGGCAGTTTTTCAATAGGGGAGCATTCGATCACCTTGACGGTTACGGACAATGAAGGCATGAGTGCTACGGATGAAGTAACAGTGACCGTTGTCGCCAATCAACCACCGGTGGTGGATGGTGGTAATGATCGGAGCATTGACGATGAGGATGGTGATGGAGCGGAAACCGTACTGCTTAACGGCTCCGCTTCATCGGATCCTGATGGGCAAATCATCTCCTATCTCTGGCAGGACGGTGAAACAATACTCGGCACAGCCGCGACGTTGGCTGTGCCTCTTTCAATCGGTGAACATGTTATTACCCTGACCGTCGAAGATAATGGCGGGGCAACAGGAGCCGATACGTTCATCGTGACGGTGAATGACGCCTCCATAGCCCCAGATGCAAGGATGCACATTGCTGATATGGATCTGCTTCTGATGAAAAGGGGTTCCAGCTATCTCGGCAAGTCCCTCGTTACTGTTACTGACGGGAACGGCATGCCATTGAAGGGTGTATCGGTTTCCGGACGCTGGGAGCTCAACGCCTCGTTACTTATGGTCGTAACGAAAGGGACCGACAAAAACGGTGTTGCTGTCCTAGAATCCAGAAAGATATCGGTAAATTCTGGAGACACCCTGGCCTTTGCAGTTGAAAACCTCACCCTTGATGGGATGACCTATATACCTGCGGACAATGCTGAAAGTTCTGACTCTACCCATATCCCATGA